In Amaranthus tricolor cultivar Red isolate AtriRed21 chromosome 3, ASM2621246v1, whole genome shotgun sequence, a single window of DNA contains:
- the LOC130808631 gene encoding protein POOR HOMOLOGOUS SYNAPSIS 1 codes for MERARDQWQWKVQYARYFTFPSYYQSITTTSSPSRLSPFKRNQFRPIWLPSSGISTVSIHPSSDVSSSVDSVLSVSLQGTIIEEHFISKLQFIWPQVTYLSGLPTRGSLVVIASYVDSSDENQKFALGFSQFSEVEHFINSLQDLLSNKISYVPQALNVISPHSAVSSDSDFIPTYRPDTSSIMTPIYDSISPRNLNKEDQPDSQIQETNANSQSKVEALPPAFTSLVSSCAADLEQGSLDLALAAGEQDADLKTQIAKYMQDASFLDMVNKVNDVITELGGNYAI; via the exons ATGGAAAGAGCACGAGATCAATGGCAATGGAAAGTTCAGTACGCTCGATACTTCACATTTCCTTCTTATTACCAATCTATAACAACAACTTCTTCTCCTTCGCGTCTCTCTCCTTTTAAGCGAAATCAATTTAGGCCGATTTGGCTTCCTTCTTCTGGAATCTCCACCGTCTCTATTCACCCTTCATCTGATGTCTCTTCTTCTGTTGATTCCGTTCTCTCTGTATCTTTACAAGGAACTATTATT GAAGAGCATTTCATCTCCAAGCTGCAGTTCATCTGGCCTCAGGTGACATATCTGTCAGGGCTTCCTACTCGTGGTAGCTTAGTAGTCATTGCAAGCTATGTTGATAGCTCTGACGAG AACCAGAAGTTTGCACTGGGCTTTTCTCAATTCTCAGAAGTAGAACACTTCATAAACTCATTGCAG GATTTgctttcaaataaaatctcctATGTACCTCAAGCGCTTAATGTGATATCGCCACATTCTGCAGTATCCTCTGACTCTGACTTTATTCCTACATACAG ACCTGACACATCAAGCATTATGACCCCCATTTATGATTCTATCTCCCCACGGAACTTGAACAAGGAAGATCAGCCGGATTCACAGATTCAAGAAACAAATGCCAATTCTCAAAGCAAAGTTGAAGCACTTCCTCCTGCCTTCACATCGCTTGTGTCCAGTTGCGCTGCTGATTTGGAACAAG GTAGTTTAGATCTTGCACTTGCAGCTGGGGAGCAGGATGCTGATCTGAAAACTCAAATTGCG AAATATATGCAAGATGCATCTTTTCTTG ATATGGTGAATAAGGTGAATGATGTTATCACTGAACTCGGAGGCAACTATGCGATCTAG